From Thermoflavifilum aggregans, a single genomic window includes:
- a CDS encoding energy transducer TonB has product MNPKELLTADFLDILFEGRNKAYGAYDLRVTYPKRVRNALIGMIIFIILSLLLYGFELYMQKQESLNPKPKIADVKLTEVKLPNKNEPPPPPPPPPPPQEIKFKSAVKFTPPKVVKDQDVKPEELPPDISQIQNKVISTRNIKGDPNGIDPNLVQSSSGTGVTAAPKEDNRVFQFVEQMPRFPGSINDDDSQQKILEYLKSHIQYPPVARDNGIQGTVTVMFVVWSDGTIRDVHTVGPHLGGGLEEEAIRVVKSMPRWIPGRQNGRAVNVQFTIPVRFVLQ; this is encoded by the coding sequence ATGAATCCAAAAGAATTATTGACAGCTGATTTTCTGGATATCCTGTTTGAAGGGAGGAATAAAGCCTATGGCGCATATGATTTGCGGGTCACTTATCCGAAGCGGGTTCGTAATGCGCTTATAGGGATGATTATCTTCATTATTCTTTCCTTGCTGCTGTATGGTTTCGAACTATACATGCAAAAACAGGAAAGCCTGAATCCCAAACCTAAAATTGCGGATGTGAAGCTCACGGAAGTGAAGCTACCCAACAAGAACGAGCCGCCGCCCCCTCCACCGCCCCCTCCACCGCCACAGGAAATAAAGTTTAAATCGGCAGTAAAATTCACGCCGCCCAAGGTGGTGAAAGATCAGGACGTGAAGCCGGAAGAATTGCCGCCCGATATTTCTCAGATTCAGAACAAGGTGATCAGTACCCGTAACATCAAAGGTGATCCTAACGGGATTGATCCCAACCTTGTTCAGTCCAGTTCGGGTACCGGCGTAACGGCAGCACCGAAAGAAGACAATCGGGTGTTTCAGTTTGTGGAACAAATGCCTCGCTTCCCTGGCTCTATCAACGATGATGATAGCCAGCAGAAGATCTTGGAATATCTGAAAAGTCATATCCAGTATCCTCCGGTGGCGCGTGACAATGGTATCCAGGGAACGGTAACCGTGATGTTTGTGGTATGGTCTGATGGCACCATTCGTGATGTACATACCGTTGGTCCACACCTGGGCGGTGGTTTGGAAGAGGAAGCCATTCGGGTGGTAAAATCCATGCCCAGATGGATTCCGGGCCGGCAAAATGGTCGGGCTGTGAATGTGCAGTTCACCATCCCTGTTCGGTTTGTATTACAGTAA
- the mnmE gene encoding tRNA uridine-5-carboxymethylaminomethyl(34) synthesis GTPase MnmE, whose amino-acid sequence MYYQHAEDTIAAPATPQGMGAIAVIRVSGSQALSIVNRLFPTKDLTQVPSHTLHVGKIIWKNQWLDEVVVSVFKAPRSYTGEDVVEISSHGSPVIVQRILQALTEAGARMALPGEFTLRSFLHGKMDLTQAEAVADLIAAESEAAVQNALRHIRGGFSAELQQLRNQLLQFASLIELELDFSEEDVEFADRQALKQLLNAIDQRVQQLLQSYTWGNVVKHGFQVVIAGKPNVGKSTLLNALLNENRAIVSDIPGTTRDTVEELIQLNGLLFRLIDTAGLRVSEDVVEQIGVARTHEKILQADMILYLFDITQITQSEWEQALTWLQELRKPYLILLNKTDLSSTLPKFVKPNQQIMLISAQQRLHLQELKDRLVEMAQQSRVQGEGSIITNARHYAALQKVKQGIQDIYLGLEQHISSDLLANDIRKCLHDLGEITGEVTTEDILDYIFSHFCIGK is encoded by the coding sequence ATGTATTACCAGCATGCAGAAGATACTATTGCTGCTCCTGCCACACCGCAGGGCATGGGTGCTATAGCAGTTATCCGTGTTAGCGGCTCGCAAGCGCTGAGCATAGTAAACCGCTTGTTCCCCACCAAAGATCTTACACAGGTACCTTCGCATACCCTGCATGTCGGAAAAATCATCTGGAAAAATCAATGGCTGGATGAAGTTGTTGTGAGCGTTTTCAAAGCACCCCGCTCCTATACGGGAGAAGATGTGGTAGAAATATCCTCACACGGATCGCCTGTGATTGTGCAGCGCATCCTGCAGGCCCTCACGGAAGCCGGTGCGCGGATGGCCCTGCCGGGCGAATTTACTCTCCGATCTTTTCTACACGGCAAAATGGATCTCACGCAGGCTGAAGCTGTGGCCGACCTGATTGCGGCTGAATCGGAGGCTGCCGTGCAAAATGCACTCCGCCACATCCGAGGAGGCTTCTCGGCAGAGCTGCAACAGCTCAGAAACCAGCTGCTGCAGTTTGCTTCGCTAATTGAACTGGAACTCGATTTTTCAGAAGAGGATGTGGAGTTTGCCGATCGCCAGGCTTTGAAACAACTGCTGAATGCTATCGATCAGCGCGTACAGCAACTGCTGCAATCCTACACCTGGGGCAATGTGGTGAAACACGGATTTCAGGTGGTTATTGCCGGCAAACCCAATGTCGGGAAAAGTACTTTGCTGAATGCTTTGCTCAACGAAAACAGGGCCATAGTAAGCGATATCCCGGGTACTACACGCGATACGGTGGAGGAATTGATTCAGCTCAACGGTTTGTTGTTCCGGTTGATTGATACGGCCGGCCTGCGTGTCAGCGAAGATGTGGTGGAACAGATCGGAGTGGCACGTACGCATGAAAAGATCCTGCAGGCCGATATGATTCTGTATTTGTTCGATATCACACAAATCACCCAATCTGAATGGGAACAGGCTCTCACCTGGCTTCAGGAACTGCGCAAACCTTATCTGATATTGCTGAATAAAACAGACCTGTCATCAACCCTTCCTAAGTTTGTAAAGCCCAATCAGCAGATTATGTTGATTTCTGCTCAGCAACGCCTGCATTTGCAGGAGTTAAAAGATAGGCTTGTTGAAATGGCTCAGCAAAGCCGGGTACAGGGCGAAGGCAGCATCATCACCAATGCCCGACACTATGCAGCCCTGCAAAAAGTTAAACAGGGAATTCAAGATATTTATCTCGGTTTGGAACAACATATTTCCTCCGACCTGCTGGCCAACGATATCCGCAAATGCCTGCACGATCTGGGAGAAATAACTGGCGAGGTCACTACGGAAGATATTCTGGATTATATCTTTTCGCATTTCTGTATCGGAAAGTAA
- a CDS encoding BamA/TamA family outer membrane protein, giving the protein MQKTISDKKINLLLICAIASLLLGRIFQLPFVLFLFPVFAIRYIRHKKTLPGFILLFSGSVAAILITFWGIAAHIFSSTAAFIAVMSVSTFVGLLPVLLDALLFKKSVNQLWLILVYPCTKVFLEFIGSNSSPFGIWGSPVSMLASWHPFNNLVAYGGIWTLSFLAALFSSILVYVLENGFTNNPLSKSLIRWYGLVILLVAIAGLIRIKSYQPGPKVRVAVVLDNDSLRSEPVNKLYQHLITQKQVALAPDDVTYYHHAFELSNLDVLQQTEKAAAAGAKIIFCGEGNLVVMKDDERALIDSVKKIAQKWKVYIGMAAEVYTPTAVKPVENKIIFIQPDGRIAFEYLKHYPLGLEKDLMVTGNGIIPTCNTPYGKVAAVICFDTDFITYARKAGTAQADILFAPSNDWKAIAELRGKITRYRALENGFTLIRPTSHGVTEMVTPTGQLIYANNYFDHPLRLMLADIPAKQFPTLYVQAGDWLPILILLILLAVMIGFWRKIKRQKRVLTYSIAIFLLVTSIPFFAQAQLADRDTTGTYKNQPTKKSKPILFPAVSYAPETSIALGVSAMHFYKTSTDARLSQIGANALYTFNRQFINEVNLLHFTPGNRFLVKAGLALNKFPEKFYGIGNKTVEENAVTISYNVVKTDISLLKEMKKNTYAGLHYNYSNFYRLYQDKDVPIVLDTLTGGSGNIQSGLGIEILHDSRDNVNNSSKGWYVLFDAIWNQHYFGSGTNYFAFDADVRKYHTLRSGAVLALQGIVNIKDGEVPFTQLSYLGGGNMMRGFYAGRFRDKDLVALQAEYRRHLWRNWGIVLFSGVGKVSPDLDQINGKDLKHSVGFGFRRLISKQHKVNLRMDVGFGNGQCNFYINIGEAF; this is encoded by the coding sequence ATGCAAAAAACAATTTCAGACAAAAAAATTAATCTGCTGCTTATTTGTGCAATAGCAAGCCTTTTATTAGGAAGAATTTTCCAATTGCCTTTTGTGTTGTTTCTTTTTCCTGTTTTTGCCATCCGTTATATAAGGCATAAAAAAACACTGCCGGGGTTTATACTTTTATTCTCCGGCAGTGTCGCAGCCATTCTTATAACATTTTGGGGTATTGCAGCTCACATCTTCAGTTCCACGGCCGCCTTCATTGCTGTGATGTCTGTATCTACTTTCGTTGGGCTTTTGCCGGTTTTGCTGGATGCCCTGTTATTCAAAAAATCTGTTAACCAATTGTGGTTAATATTAGTATATCCCTGCACCAAGGTTTTTTTGGAATTCATAGGTTCAAATAGCAGCCCTTTTGGCATTTGGGGTTCTCCGGTAAGTATGCTTGCCAGTTGGCATCCATTTAATAATTTGGTGGCTTACGGTGGTATCTGGACCTTATCCTTCCTTGCTGCTTTATTTTCTTCCATCCTGGTGTATGTTCTCGAAAACGGATTCACTAACAATCCATTATCAAAATCATTGATCCGTTGGTATGGATTGGTCATTTTGCTGGTAGCCATTGCCGGATTAATAAGAATAAAAAGTTATCAACCCGGGCCGAAGGTAAGGGTGGCAGTAGTATTGGATAATGATAGCCTGCGTAGCGAACCCGTTAACAAACTGTATCAGCATTTGATAACTCAAAAACAGGTGGCATTGGCGCCTGATGACGTAACCTATTATCATCATGCATTTGAATTATCGAATCTTGACGTATTGCAACAAACCGAAAAGGCAGCGGCAGCAGGAGCAAAAATTATTTTTTGTGGGGAAGGCAATCTGGTGGTGATGAAGGATGATGAAAGAGCTTTGATAGATTCGGTTAAGAAAATTGCTCAAAAATGGAAGGTGTATATCGGTATGGCCGCTGAAGTGTACACACCAACCGCTGTAAAACCTGTAGAAAACAAGATTATTTTTATACAACCCGATGGTCGTATTGCTTTTGAATATCTTAAACATTATCCGCTTGGATTAGAGAAAGATTTAATGGTGACTGGTAACGGCATTATTCCCACCTGTAATACACCTTATGGAAAAGTAGCTGCCGTTATTTGTTTTGATACCGATTTTATAACTTATGCCCGAAAGGCAGGAACGGCTCAGGCTGACATTTTATTTGCACCATCCAACGACTGGAAAGCAATTGCTGAACTGAGAGGAAAAATAACCCGCTACAGAGCTTTGGAAAATGGATTTACGCTGATTAGGCCTACTTCACATGGCGTTACGGAAATGGTAACACCAACCGGACAGTTGATATATGCCAATAATTACTTCGACCATCCTTTAAGACTGATGCTGGCGGATATTCCTGCAAAACAATTTCCAACTTTGTATGTACAAGCAGGTGATTGGTTACCCATTTTAATTCTGTTGATTTTACTGGCGGTGATGATTGGCTTTTGGAGAAAGATAAAAAGACAGAAAAGAGTGCTGACTTATTCTATTGCTATTTTTTTATTGGTAACTTCTATACCTTTTTTTGCACAAGCTCAGTTGGCTGACAGGGATACGACGGGTACATATAAAAACCAGCCAACAAAGAAATCTAAACCTATTTTATTCCCTGCTGTTTCTTACGCACCAGAAACAAGTATCGCATTGGGAGTATCTGCTATGCACTTTTATAAAACATCGACTGATGCCAGGCTTTCACAAATCGGTGCAAATGCTTTATATACTTTTAACCGACAGTTCATTAATGAAGTCAACCTCCTACACTTTACCCCTGGAAATCGTTTCCTGGTAAAAGCAGGTTTGGCGTTAAACAAGTTTCCTGAAAAATTTTATGGCATTGGAAATAAGACGGTTGAAGAAAACGCAGTGACTATTAGTTATAACGTGGTAAAGACAGATATTTCACTGCTTAAAGAAATGAAAAAAAATACCTACGCAGGTCTTCACTATAATTATTCAAACTTTTACCGGCTTTACCAGGATAAAGATGTCCCAATTGTTTTGGATACATTAACAGGAGGAAGTGGAAACATACAATCAGGTTTGGGGATAGAAATCTTACATGATTCAAGAGATAATGTCAATAATAGTTCCAAGGGTTGGTATGTGCTCTTTGATGCTATATGGAATCAGCATTATTTCGGATCCGGAACCAATTACTTTGCTTTTGATGCCGACGTTAGAAAATACCATACCTTGCGTTCCGGTGCTGTACTGGCATTACAGGGGATTGTAAATATTAAAGACGGCGAAGTTCCTTTTACTCAGTTGTCTTATTTAGGTGGTGGTAATATGATGAGAGGATTTTACGCTGGTCGCTTTAGAGATAAAGATTTAGTGGCCTTACAGGCAGAGTATAGAAGACACTTGTGGCGCAATTGGGGTATTGTATTATTTTCAGGTGTAGGAAAAGTTAGCCCCGATTTAGATCAAATCAATGGTAAAGACTTAAAACATTCGGTGGGTTTTGGATTCAGGAGGCTCATCAGCAAACAACACAAAGTTAATCTGCGAATGGATGTAGGTTTTGGAAATGGTCAGTGTAATTTTTATATAAACATCGGTGAAGCATTTTAA
- a CDS encoding LytTR family DNA-binding domain-containing protein, whose translation MRNFNKKLFPFTQYADMHRRNIFFALFVTVFLLLFRPFGLNVYSYERGYIIIGYGLIIWLTLLFNDFLAYRFLPGVFSEKKWTVKAQIWWAFIQLFITGITCFLYAVAINAFPQNLLSFIKIELYVLLSSIIPIVMFILIKQNYLLRQNTRQAEVLNNELHGLQKTDFVQPNANNIQFVGDNQNDRLEITPQQIHYITSQDNYFEVVWQAEQKINKKLLRGTLAKAEEAVQSFPSLFRCHRAYIVNLDKVIHVEGNAQGYRLQLQNNPEIIPVSRSRGKQMQQLLQNIR comes from the coding sequence ATGAGAAATTTTAATAAGAAATTATTCCCTTTTACTCAATATGCCGATATGCACAGGCGAAATATCTTTTTTGCACTGTTTGTTACCGTCTTTTTATTGCTTTTTCGACCCTTTGGATTAAATGTTTATAGTTACGAGCGGGGGTATATTATTATAGGTTATGGCCTCATCATCTGGCTTACCCTTTTATTCAATGATTTTTTGGCCTATCGCTTCCTGCCTGGTGTATTTTCAGAAAAAAAATGGACCGTCAAAGCACAAATATGGTGGGCCTTTATTCAATTATTTATTACCGGCATTACCTGTTTCCTGTATGCTGTTGCCATTAATGCATTTCCGCAAAACCTGCTCAGTTTTATTAAGATTGAATTGTATGTCCTTTTATCATCTATCATCCCCATTGTGATGTTTATATTGATAAAGCAGAACTACCTGCTCCGTCAAAATACCCGGCAGGCGGAAGTTTTGAACAATGAATTGCATGGGCTACAGAAAACGGATTTTGTGCAACCCAATGCTAATAATATTCAGTTTGTGGGGGATAATCAAAATGACCGGCTTGAAATCACCCCACAGCAAATCCACTATATCACCTCCCAGGATAATTATTTTGAGGTGGTTTGGCAGGCAGAACAAAAAATCAACAAAAAATTACTAAGGGGTACTCTGGCAAAGGCGGAGGAAGCAGTCCAATCTTTTCCCTCTCTGTTTCGTTGTCATCGGGCCTATATTGTAAATCTGGATAAGGTTATTCATGTTGAGGGCAATGCACAGGGGTATCGTTTACAGTTGCAAAATAATCCTGAAATAATTCCGGTTTCGAGGTCCAGAGGCAAGCAAATGCAGCAGCTTTTGCAAAATATCCGGTAA